The proteins below come from a single Oscillatoria salina IIICB1 genomic window:
- a CDS encoding GDP-L-fucose synthase family protein, which translates to MTTIDLSEKRILVTGGAGFLGKQVVNQLGEAGAQADKITVPRSRDYNLTQMDACQRAVEQQDVVIHLAAHVGGIGLNREKPAELFYDNLMMGTQLIHAAYQAGVEKFVCVGTICAYPKFTPVPFREDDLWNGYPEETNAPYGIAKKALLVQLQAYRQQYGFNGIYLLPVNLYGPEDNFDPRSSHVIPALIRKVHEAQQRGDKTLPVWGDGSPTREFLYSTDAARGIVMATKAYNESEPVNLGTNYEISIKDLVETICELMDFPGEIVWETDKPNGQPRRCLDTQRAKEKFGFTAETEFKQGLKNTIDWYRQHAE; encoded by the coding sequence ATGACAACTATCGATCTGAGCGAAAAACGAATTCTGGTAACAGGTGGGGCTGGATTTCTCGGTAAACAGGTAGTTAATCAGTTGGGTGAAGCAGGAGCGCAAGCAGATAAAATTACGGTACCGCGATCGCGCGATTACAATTTGACGCAAATGGATGCTTGTCAGCGAGCTGTTGAGCAACAAGATGTGGTGATTCATTTGGCTGCTCATGTCGGTGGTATTGGTTTAAACCGGGAAAAGCCAGCAGAATTATTCTACGATAACTTGATGATGGGTACGCAACTGATTCATGCTGCTTATCAAGCAGGGGTGGAAAAGTTTGTTTGTGTGGGTACGATTTGTGCTTATCCTAAGTTTACGCCTGTGCCTTTTCGGGAAGATGACCTTTGGAATGGTTACCCGGAAGAAACTAATGCACCTTATGGAATTGCGAAGAAGGCTTTATTAGTACAATTGCAAGCTTATCGTCAGCAATACGGTTTTAATGGTATCTATTTGTTACCCGTAAATTTATACGGCCCTGAAGATAATTTTGACCCTCGTAGTTCTCATGTGATTCCGGCTTTAATTAGAAAGGTACATGAAGCACAACAACGGGGAGATAAAACTTTACCGGTTTGGGGCGATGGTAGTCCAACTCGCGAGTTTTTGTATTCTACTGATGCAGCGCGGGGTATTGTCATGGCTACTAAAGCTTACAATGAATCAGAGCCAGTTAATTTGGGTACTAATTACGAGATTTCGATTAAAGATTTGGTCGAAACGATCTGTGAATTAATGGATTTTCCAGGCGAAATTGTTTGGGAAACTGATAAACCCAACGGTCAACCTCGTCGTTGTTTAGATACTCAAAGAGCAAAAGAGAAGTTTGGTTTCACCGCCGAAACTGAGTTTAAACAAGGGTTGAAGAATACGATTGACTGGTATCGTCAGCACGCTGAGTAG
- the gmd gene encoding GDP-mannose 4,6-dehydratase produces MTQVKRALITGITGQDGSYLSEFLLEQGYEVHGIIRRTSTFNTDRIDHIYVDPHNEKAKLFLHYGDLTDGTTLRRILEEVKPVEIYNLGAQSHVRVSFDSPEYTVDTVAMGTLRLLEAIRDYQHRTGIEVRFYQAGSSEMFGKVQEVPQKETTPFYPRSPYSCAKVYAHWQTINYRESYELFACNGILFNHESPRRGETFVTRKITRAVARIVAGQQKKLFLGNLDSKRDWGYAKDYVRAMWMMLQQEQPDDYVIAMGETHSIREFLDLAFNYVNLDWHDYVEFDPRYLRPAEVDLLIGDSTKAREKLGWKPSVTFEELVALMVEADLNALGLSSPNGKGQELLKDNAYIRHNVGSTVD; encoded by the coding sequence ATGACCCAAGTTAAACGAGCTTTGATTACTGGCATTACTGGTCAAGATGGTTCTTATTTAAGCGAGTTTTTGCTAGAACAAGGCTATGAGGTTCATGGGATCATTCGTCGGACTTCGACGTTTAATACTGACCGGATTGACCATATTTATGTCGATCCGCATAATGAGAAAGCTAAGTTGTTTCTTCATTACGGGGATTTGACTGATGGTACGACTTTACGGCGGATTTTGGAGGAAGTTAAACCAGTAGAAATTTACAACCTCGGCGCACAATCTCACGTTCGGGTTAGTTTTGATTCGCCGGAATATACGGTGGATACTGTGGCAATGGGGACGCTGCGCTTGCTGGAGGCAATTCGCGATTATCAACATCGGACTGGGATTGAGGTGCGTTTTTATCAAGCTGGTTCTTCGGAGATGTTCGGTAAGGTTCAAGAAGTTCCCCAGAAGGAAACAACTCCTTTTTATCCTCGCAGTCCTTATTCTTGTGCTAAAGTTTACGCTCACTGGCAAACGATTAATTATCGCGAATCTTATGAATTGTTTGCTTGTAATGGTATTCTTTTCAATCATGAAAGTCCTCGTCGTGGGGAGACGTTTGTCACGCGCAAGATTACTAGGGCAGTGGCGCGCATTGTCGCTGGACAGCAGAAAAAACTGTTTTTGGGGAATTTGGACTCGAAGCGCGATTGGGGCTATGCCAAGGATTATGTCCGGGCGATGTGGATGATGCTTCAGCAAGAGCAACCGGACGATTATGTGATTGCGATGGGTGAAACTCACTCGATTCGCGAATTTCTCGATTTGGCTTTTAATTACGTTAATCTTGATTGGCACGATTATGTGGAGTTTGACCCCCGTTATTTGCGCCCTGCGGAGGTGGATTTATTGATTGGTGATTCGACTAAGGCACGGGAAAAACTTGGTTGGAAACCTTCGGTAACTTTTGAGGAATTGGTTGCTTTGATGGTAGAAGCAGATTTGAATGCTTTGGGGCTTTCTTCGCCGAATGGTAAGGGTCAAGAATTGTTGAAAGATAATGCCTATATTCGTCACAATGTGGGCAGCACGGTGGATTAG